The DNA region AATTGTCAAAATATCCCTTTCTATTTCAAATAATTTACTCAACTGAACTGACACACATGGTGACTGCTTGACGGAGACGCGCATTTGTTGGACATGAGTGTGAGCAAGCGCTCTTTATTTATCTGTTTATTTAcaaatggcataggcctatttgcTACTAGACGCTAATTATATACCGATGCTAATAATATAACGAACAATAGTCTATCAATAACGTGATACAGACACCTACATTGTAATACGCTTTAATAGGCCTATACGAAGCTTAACCCTTTTAAAGTGTTCGTGATTTTGTTACAAGGCGTTTGGGTCTTTTTTGACCCGGGCTTTTAtataggaaaaaaataaaagacaaaaaggataggtcctgttcccttcatcctgcttgtgaatgtctgtgtataggcctatgtttttggggggagagatatagagaagcaaggagagagtgaagaaaaTGAGTAACCTCAATCCAAACTCGAGTGGTCAGTGAATCACAATGTGGaataattattaaattattattgttataggCTAATTATGACAACTGGTGAAAAAGACCCGAACACATTACAAGGGTTAAATACACCAATTTTACAATTAGTTTAAGTGCGTATCCATGCGGGACACTGTAGGCGTCCAATAGCTACATAACAGCATAGCAATGCAATAGCAATAAGCTATCGTAGTGTAATAACATTACACATAGGCTAGTAATATAGTAGGGTAATAATAGGCAGACTAATTCCCTATTCGCTTCGAATAAACGACGTCGGCTATTTACAAATGTAATCAGAAAAGTATTACATAATGTATAGGATAATGTAGGCAAAAGACGCAAATTGAGCAAAGCGCCCAGTGTTGTGCAAGGCAGCGGCACCTGAAACACTTAACATCTGAAACTTCGATGTCCATGATGATTCACACGGGTGATTTTAATAATGCGCAATGAGCTTTGCAATGATCTTTTAGAGTAGTACACAAGCTACACAAACACGGCTCTCActtcagcaatgtgtgtgtgtgtgtgtgtgtgtgtgtggtgctcgaTGGAGTTGTCTGCAGGATTATCTGTCATGCATCCGCGTGTCCATCTTGACTCCATCTCACCTCACtactgttccatctctctttACTTTGTACACATGTATCAGCGGACATCACGCCCgttctctctcttctcgtctccatttcacacttctcccctctcttttctattccagtcttattctctcttctccacttttctcctctcttctctactccacttgtctctcctctcttctctactcctctcctctcttctcaactcctctccattccactctTTTGATTATTGCCAATATCTTATtgagtttaactgcacattggaaactggtcaaacgcaatctAAAACTTCAGTGCTAACCCTGATAAGCctgcatagatttttgacaatgaagtactcttcacttgactcctctcctctccactcgtctcctctctcttctttcctctcttcactactccagtctcctctcatttctctactccactcttctctcgtcctctcctctcctctcctcctctcccctctcttctttcctctcttctctcatctcttctctactagtctcctctcatttctctatccactcctctctctctccccctctcctctctcttcttcctcctctgctctcctcgtcCCCTCTACTTTAAGGACTGCAGTCGGCCTACCTGAACAGTTGCACTCAAATCATCTCCTTCGTGttaaactgttttacattcagTAGCGGATGTGAAAAGAAAACTACAACTTAAGTTTGTCCTCTCCAAGTATTATGCCTCGCGCTGGCGGAGAGAGTCTGTCGAGGGCTGGCGCGAGGACTGTGAAGAGTGCACGTGGAGAGAGCTGGGTGATGAAAGACACAACTCATATCAATCTCACCACACAACTCAGACATacgacagagcacacacacacacacacacacacacacacacacacacacacacacacacacacacacacacacacacacacacacacacacacacacacacacaggtgagatgGGGACGGGTCCTCGCGGCTGCTTCTGTGTGCAGCTCGTGCTGTCTCTTCTGGAGCTCCGCGCGGCCCCGGTGGCAGTGGAGGCCTCGTTAGCAGCCGAAAACATTCTAAATATAAGCGCGCGACGGAAGCGTCTGTGTGCAAGGGCATAATTAGCGCGGCCCGCGAGCCAGGCCTGcgctgtgaagtgaagtgaagacttCCGCTGCTCTCGAGACACTTCCTGGCACTCGGCGGGAGGCGAGCAGCTCGAGCTCCAGACACCAGGACACGCGCGACCTGCCTGGCCGCTCTGCTCTCCTTCGGCACCGCGGAGTCTTCCCGTTGGCCAccaaagcgctctctctctctctctctctctctctctctctctctctctctctctctctctctcgctctctctctcgctctctctctctgaaggctaaatattttttaaagaggCTACCTTATTGTTATTCTTGAAGGTTTGCCTCTGAATTAGGATGTTTTCTGATGGTCAAATCCAACGCTGATGGTGTACACAGTACCACAGGCCCAATACTCTCACCACCGCATTCATCCCGCACAATGCTTGTTCGTGTTTGGAAATTATACAACAATACACTCGACGAACACTCCTACAAGGCCTACTTGCTACAGCACTCCTGAAGGCCTAATGCAGGCTGCCTAGTTGCTAGCTCTGCCTCAGGCTGTAGTTCACCTCCTAAGGCAGTGTGCAGCTAGTAAAAAACACATAGACAATGTAGTGGTAGACTAGAAATAGTATTAGCCTAGTATAATAGTATTATAGGCAGTGTGCCGTAGGCTAGTTAAAACACCTAGTGTAGTATAGTTATTAATAATGTtattaggtaggcctattattcaATATGCAGTAGGCTAGTTAACGCCTCAGCAGACCACTGACTAACAGTTGACAACTTCAACTTTGGGCACCTTACCAAGTTCCCGCGTAGTCCAACCCAAGACTTCACCAACCAACTGAATTAACGTTAATAAGAATTAAAAACGGGGGATTTTCATGAATTCTTTTCAGGGAATAATTATAATATTCTGATAACAacgcagtaataggcctatagtgTAGACCTGTATAATATGACATCCCTCACAGATAAGAGCGAAagcccacacacgtgcacacacattaaGAGaataatattctattctattgcgcagcgatatatatttttaaactgtAGCCTATATGAAGGGTTTCGTTGCAAAAAAAGACGTATCCGCCAATTTGacgtttgcattttattattttaaatgactgttcagacattCTAtcgtgtgtgaattcttgcctttcaaatattttgagaacatactttctTTAAACCTGTATAACTTGCATTTGGCATTTGTTCCAAAATGGACATATTTTGTAACGCCGCTCTTCATATCTGAAAATGTCCAACGAGTTCACTCTTCTAGACAAAATAATCAGGTGCTAGTaggtagcagtaggctatattagtaacaTTAGTAATAGGCCTAATAGTATTAGAGAAGTATTACTATCTTAGTATTAGTTGATAGTACAGTATTAGTAGGCtaatattactttttcacaagtTCATACACCAGCAAGCCCAGAATTACGCAGTAGGATTCGTTTGAAATCTGACAAGAGAAGTTTCAcataccagctctctctctctctctcacacacacacacacacacacactcagtcactcacacacacacacacacacacacacacacacacacacacacacacacacacacacacacacacacacacacacacatcgcgagCACACTGATCCCCATGTCAGCTCCTCACGGCATCTCTTCTCCGGAGTCTCGAGCCCCGGGTGTGTTGCCTCTCGGTAGGTACGGCAGCGCGTGTGTCCCTGTCCTAATTAGGCGCGCGGACAAAGGCATCTCAGACCAGGGCCTCGCGCCGACCAGCCGGATGTCAGGAACGCCTTCATTAAGGCGCCATAAcctgaggaaaacacacacacacacacatacacacaccagtacCGGATGCCccctctgctctgcgctgctctgttctgctcgcGAGGCCCGGCCTGTCTCGCCCTAATTACATCACTTCTACACCTCGCGCCAAAAAGCCTGCTCGTGCTCCCCAGAAAAACTCCTGCGAATGCGCGAGCTCCCGCCAACGTTTCACCACTAAGAGGAAATATGAAGAACATGTGAAATATGAAAAACATTACAGCGTGACCATGCAGGAGCGCACGCCTCTGTCggctggaggaggtgtgtgtgtgtgtgtgtgtgtgtgtgtgtgtgtgtgtgtgtgtgtgtgtgtgtgtgtgtgtgttttgtttacccAGTGGGGAGCGCGTGAGCCAGGCGAAAGGGTCATGAATGGCAGCGCGAGCTGAGGCTAGACGGCAACTTTCAACTTGACCTTGGCCTCGAGCTGTCGGTGTCGAACCCGCGCGCTAGAGAGCTGCCAAAGCTCGCGCATTACCTCTTCCTCCACGCGACTCCAGTGGAACGCGCTTCGTTGTAAATATGGGCATTTGGGTACATTTCTGCGGAAATATTTGACTTTTTGAGAACTGTGTGTGTTCACAGAGATGAGGATGAAACACAATTGAGTAAGCCACAAACCAAATGTCATAGTTCAGATTGTATACGGGTGAATGAATAAGTTTTAACAAGTCAAATATTTCGGAATTAAATAAGAAAAGACGCATGTGCGTAATGGTTTGAACTTGGGCATCTCGTTCAGACGTTGGTGGTTTAAAAGTGTAAAAAATTCGACTGCAAGCAGAAAATAAATGTTTCTATTTTTTGCTGAAGGTGGAGAGGCTGTTGGTGCGAAAATCTGATCAGAGAATTGAAGACTTCATCAAATGTGGCGACAATCACCAACACATCTCATGCGCCCTTCCGTGgagttggagtgtgtgtatgagagagagagagagagagagagagagagagagagagagagagagagagagagagagagagaccgtcctCTTTAAACAAAGCTTTGTGTTTTTGAGTTTAATTTGAGAGGGTGTTGGAGCTCTCCGCTTCAGACTTTCCTTTTGAGTGACGTCACATAGTTAATTGCGCCTCACCAACACAATTACACTTTAAGTGAATTTCTCTCCGCAGATTCGAGGcaatattgctgtgtgtgtgtgtgtgcctgtgtgtgtgtgtgtgtgtgtgtgtgtgcgcgcgcgcgtgcgtgtgtgtgtgtgtgtgtgtgtgtgtgtgtgtgtgtgtgtgtgtgtgcgcgcgcgcgcgcgtgcgtgtgtgtgtgtgtgtgtgtgtgtgtgtgtgtgtttcagcacatcTGGTTTGATGTATCGAACATGACTGCTGTTATCTGCGAGAGCTCGAGACGGATGGCGTCCTCTTTGCATATCACGTGCCCCCGTTCTGTCCAATAATCGCGCGGTGTTAATGTACACAGGAGGCGCGTGAGTATCCGTAACTCTCTCCCAGAGACGGTATCTGTTTTTTCAGAGCTGAACAATTTGGAAAAGAGCTCGCTACGCTAGTCTCGATGTGGCGCGTGCTATGACAGCGTCGTTACTTCTCCCCTCCTCGCGCTGGATCGGTGAGCCGCCGGTGATGTTCCTCTACGACAGCAGCGCGAGCCCGATCGCGGATCACGAGATCAACAAGAACGGAATGGAATCTGGCGGCTTTGCGGGAGGCAACTTCGCCGCGAGCCAGCAGTGCCGAAACCTGATGGCGCACCCGCACCCCACCTCGCTCGCGCCCAGCAGCACCTACGGAACCACCGAGCTGCCCTCGAGCGGCATCAGCAGCGAGCCCGGTAAACAGTGCAGCCCGAGCTCTGCCTCGCTCCCCTACGGATACTTCGGGAGTACGGGCTACGGATACCCGTGTCGCGTGCCCCCCGTTCACCATCACAGCGCCAAGCCGTGTGCGCAGCCCTCCTATCACGCGGACAAGTacaacatggacacgcacactcacgcgccAAGCAGCGCCGTTACCACCGAGGACTCTTTCCCCGCGCGCCCCAAAGAGCTGGAGTTCGCTGCCTTCTACCAGAGCTACTCCCCGAGCCCCTACCAGCACGCGCCCAGCTACCTCGACATGCCGGTATTACCGGAGCCCCGAGGCCACCACGAGCCTCTGCTGCCCGTTACCGTAGACAGCTACCAGCCGTGGGCGCGAGGGAGCGGTTGGAACAGTCCCGTGTACTGTCCCGGGAAAGATACCGCGAGCTCCGGGAGCCTCTGGAAATCGGCCATCCcaggtagactgtgtgtgtgtgtgtgtgtgtgtgtgtgtgtgtgtgtgtgtgtgtgtgtgtgtgtgtgtgtgtgtgtgtgtgtgtgtgccattccgGGTATGCTGAGCGCGCACACCTGTGCCACATTGCTCACGCGCCCTGACTTTTATTCCTCTGTATGTCCGAGTGTCTTCTCTGGAGGACTATTTTACTGGcatctggaagtgtgtgtgtgtgtgtagtcctagTGTTCTTGTGTGCTTGCTTTTCAGACTGCTAGTGGAGTAGTATGAAACCTTAGTACGAGCCTGGTGTGTATGCACCTTccactgcggtgtgtgtgtgtgtgtgtgtgtatgagagagagagagagagagagagagagagagagagagagagagagagagagagagagatggcgaaagagacacagagagattgatagaggaaggggagggaagcGAGATggcgagaggtggagagagagagagagagagagagagagagagagagagagagagataactggggagagagagggaaagaaacagtagagagagagagagagagagagagagagagagagagagagagagagagagagagagagagagagagagagagagaaagaggtgtgctGTAGCCTGTTTTAAAGCAatacatgacacttagctgacgcttgtatccaaagcgacttacacttatttaggttcagggtattggttacaggccctggagcaatgtggggttaggggccttgctcaagggcacttcagccatggacggaggtgctggttagggtgggatttgaacctgcaaccctctgatcttaaggccaGCACTCTAGCCACTGACCCAAGGCTGTTTTGTAGTCGCCAAAGGCCTGCTGGTGGTTAGAGAGAGATAAGTGGGAGCGACTACTACTGCGTATTAACCAAGGCATTTATTATGTTCAAAACGAGTGGCTCCGTAAAGAAAAGGGCTCTCGTGATTTGGTCCACATGTAGTGCCACAGCCTTCCATTCCTCTCTGCAGACAGAAGCTGTTTTATATTCTGGGTTAGTCCTACTACTATTGTGCTAAGGTTTAAAGTCAATATTACTGTTGGTGTGTTTAcggattgatagatagatagatatatagatagatagatagatagatagatagatagatagatagatagatagatagatagatagatagatagatagatagatagatagatagatagatagatagatagatagacagacagatagatagatagatagatagatagatagatagatagatagatagatagatagatagatattattagtaggcctacccaAAAGTAGATTTGACGAGTGATCTCCACTAATACCAAACATTTATACAaacgtacatacatacaaacatacaaacttATGTAAAACATTTAGAACATACACACGGCATACAAGCATTCCACACTGAACATTTAGACAGTTGGCTACCAAATGTAGTCTACATCCTGTTCAACAGACATGGTGTTAGGTGTAGATTTCTGTTTACGTCAGTCCTGTTCGAGTGTTtctggttaggtttaggtttagagtTAGTCATAGAGGGTTAGAGTTAGAGTACTAGATGTGGAATGGAGTAATAGATGGGAGTAATATTACTAACAGAGTAATAGATCTCTCAGGGCTTCAGAATCTCCTCTGCTGATCGTGCCTACGGCCAAgtctaaacagggtgaaatggcatttagtcattatgctgcaaaatgctggaaccgacttcctgtccaaattagagctgcccccaacagtatcttgttttaaaaagaaattaaaaacagctttattctcttCTGCCTTTTTAGATAGGCCTAGTTAATTATCTACTGTCTATAGCACAAtgtagttgtttttttcttctcttttctcttcctctaatctttagcacattgaagggcagttatgtatgataataggCCGAAATACTGTTACCTCCATTATGCGATAAACGTCATTTTGATTGGTAGAGTTAGTCCTACTGCAGGTTCAGGATTCCAGTaatggcgcgcgcgcgcgtgtgtgtgtgtcctagtccTATTACGCGGCTGTCATAACACCTCTGTCCGTTGTAACGCGTTATAATGTCACCCCTTTCAACACAGccagctttacaaacggcgccccaaaGGCTACACCTTGGCCCGCTATTCACTTCAATTCCAGTGAATTGGAgaccatgcagtggtgtagtctactttttaatggtgggtatactgtatattggagcatttttttaagtgggtatgctgtatatatttgtgccattcaaaataatggatgaatcaattttaagtgggtatactgaaatcccagaaatttagcagtgggtatactccgtatacccgcgttctacgtagactacaccactggaccacGTACAACTAAAACACGATTTGCATCATGTACATCTGCAGCTCCTGCTCAAGTTTGTTCgctatcagtaggcctatagctctatctctctctctctctctgtgtgtgtgtgtgtgtgtgtgtgtgtgtgtgtgtgtgtgtgtgtgtgtgtgtgtgtgtgtgtgtgtgtgtgtgcgcgcgctcctaatcctaaaccctgtgtgtgtccgtgtgtgtgttcacgtgtcgGCAGATCCCGGTGGGCCCGGTGGCGACGGCAACATCCGCAGAGGCCGGAAGAAGCGCGTGCCCTACACCAAGGTGCAGCTACGGGAGCTCGAGCGCGAGTACGCGGCCAACAAGTTCATCACAAAGGACAAACGGCGACGCATCTCCGCGCAGACCAATCTCACGGAGCGGCAGGTGACCATCTGGTTCCAGAACCGCCGCGTGAAGGAGAAGAAGGTCGTCAACAAGTTCAAGGGCGCGAGCAGCTAAGGGGCGAGGCGAGGATttggcgggagagagagaactaTAGGGCACGCGGAGGAAGATACGCGGGACTAAATAtgttaatttattattttttttccctgatAGTCGGTGG from Engraulis encrasicolus isolate BLACKSEA-1 chromosome 5, IST_EnEncr_1.0, whole genome shotgun sequence includes:
- the hoxa13b gene encoding homeobox protein Hox-A13b; the encoded protein is MTASLLLPSSRWIGEPPVMFLYDSSASPIADHEINKNGMESGGFAGGNFAASQQCRNLMAHPHPTSLAPSSTYGTTELPSSGISSEPGKQCSPSSASLPYGYFGSTGYGYPCRVPPVHHHSAKPCAQPSYHADKYNMDTHTHAPSSAVTTEDSFPARPKELEFAAFYQSYSPSPYQHAPSYLDMPVLPEPRGHHEPLLPVTVDSYQPWARGSGWNSPVYCPGKDTASSGSLWKSAIPDPGGPGGDGNIRRGRKKRVPYTKVQLRELEREYAANKFITKDKRRRISAQTNLTERQVTIWFQNRRVKEKKVVNKFKGASS